Below is a window of Nerophis lumbriciformis linkage group LG20, RoL_Nlum_v2.1, whole genome shotgun sequence DNA.
gtaaaagtgttagcatattgCTAAGTTGCGTTTCAGGGAGTCATGTAAAAGTGTTAGCATGTTGCTAAGTTGCGTTTCAGGGAGTCATGTAAAAGTGTTAGCATGTTGCTAAGTTGCATTTCAGTGCGTCATGTAAAAGTGTTAGCATGTTGCTAAGTTGCATGGTTGTGTTTCAGGGCGTCATGTAAAAGTGTTAGCATGTTGCTAAGTTGCATGGTTGTGTTTCAGGGCGTCATGGCAGAGTTGTGAGGCGACCAAGTGGGTCTTCGCCTGGACGCTCCTCCAGGTCACGTAACCTTTGACCCCAGTCACGTCTCCATTGGTGGCGTGACCTGacgtgctctctctctctctctctctctctctctctctctctcaggtgACACGCCCCGCCCTCGCCCCTCACCTGCCCCGCACTCTCCCGCCAGCCCTCCTCCTCACTGACCACTACCACCTGGAGAACTGCATGCTGGGAGTCCGCTGCCTGCATCACATTGTGCTACAcacggtgacacacacacacacacacacacacacacacacacacacacacacacacacacacacacacacacacacacacacacacacacacacacacacacacacacgtgtagatGGTGGATGAAGAtgctaaatgtgtgtgtgtgtgtgtgtgtgtgtgtgtgtgtgtgtgtgtgtgtgtgtgtgtgtgtgtgcagcctgCAAGTGAGCTGCGTCAGTACAACAGAGGTGATGTCGTCTATGAAGCTTTAATGAAACATCTTTACACCTGTGAGGCTGATGTcatccaggtaacacacacacatcatccaggtaacacacacacacacatcatccaggtaacacacacgcacacatcatccaggtaacacacacacacacacatcatccaggtaacacacacacacatcatccaggtaacacacacacacatcatccaggtaacacacacacacacacacacatcatccaggtaacacacacacacgtcatccaggtaacacacacacacacatcatccaggtaacacacacacacacacacacacagaccatccaggtaacacacacacatcatccaggtaacacacacacacatcacccaggtaacacacacatatcatccaggtaacacacacacatcatccaggtaacacacacacacacatcatccaggtaacacacacacacacagaccatccaggtaacacacacacatcatccaggtaacacacacacatcacctaggtaacacacacatatcatccaggtaacacacacacacacacacatcatccaggtaacacacacacatcatccaggtaacaccacacacacacacacacacacacacaccatccaggtaacacacacatacatcatcCAGGTAGCACACCTACACACATCATTCAGGTAACACACACATcatccaggtaacacacacacacacacatcatccaggtaacacacacacatcatccaggtaacacacacacacacatcatccaggtaacacacacacacacacatcatccaggtaacacacacacacacatcatccaggtaacacacacacacacacatcatccaggtaacacacacacacacacatcatccaggtaacacacacacacacacagaccattCAGGGAACACACACATcatccaggtaacacacacacatcacccaggtaacacacacacatcatccaggtaacacacacacacacatcatccaggtaacacacacacacatcatcatccaggtaacacacacacacacatcatcatccaggtaacacacacacacatcatccaggtaacacacacacatcatccaggtaacacacacacacatcatccaggtaacacacacacacatcatccaggtaacacacacacacacacacacacacatcatccaggtaacacacacacacatcatccaggtaacacacacacacacacacacacatcatccaggtaacacacacacacatcatccaggtaacacacacacacacacagaccatcCAGGGAACACACACATcatccaggtaacacacacacatcacccaggtaacacacacacacacacacatcatcatccaggtaacacacacacacatcatccaggtaacacacacacacatcatccaggtaacacacacacacatcatccaggtaacacacacacacatcatccaggtaacacacacacatcatccaggtaacacacacacacatcatccaggtaacacacacacacacacatcatcatccaggtaacacacacacacatcatccaggtaacacacacacacatcatccaggtaacacacacacacatcatccaggtaacacacacacacacagaccatccaggtaacacacacacatcatccaggtaacacacacacatcacccaggtaacacacacacatcatccaggtaacacacacacacacatcatccaggtaacacacacacacacacacatcatcatccaggtaacacacacacacatcatccaggtaacacacacacatcatccaggtaacacacacacacacacacacacacacacacacacacacacacacaccatccaggtaacacgcacacacatcatccaggtgacacacacacagtttccaatgctgtgtgtgtgtttgttaccTGGATGAAATGTGTGTACCTAGATGATGTGTGTGTTACATGATGTGTGTAACAGGTAATGGAGGGTTAgggatgatgtgtgtgtgtgtgtgtgtgtgtgtgcaggtggtTCTGGCCTGTCTGCTGGACCTGCTCCTGGTCTTGGAGAAGCCCCCCTCTGCCCCCAGCACCTCCCGCAGGAAGCCCGGTCGCCATGACGACGTGCTGCGCCTGCTCCTCACCCGCATGGAGGCGGAGCATAAGGTGGTGCTGCGACGTGTCTACGCCTCCATGCTTCCTGCTTACCTGGACAGGTAGGTAAGGTGTGTGCCACCTCAACACTTGCTCTGGTCTTAATCCTTCTgtccactctgtgtgtgtgtgtgtgtgtgtgtgtgcgtgcgtgcgtgcgcaggATGGGCGTGGCCTCATGTCGACACCTGCGGAGGCTGGACCGTGTGTGTGTTGGATACCTGGAGGTGAGCGACCCACCTGACGAGACCTGTCGACTGAAGGTTCTGGAGGGCCTGCACATGGTCATGACAGCAGCGTGGCCACGgttagcacgcacacacacacacctctttaGGCCACACCCCCTCAGGTGTGCTGTGCTCCTGATGTTGCAGGTTTGTGTGTCGTGTCAAAGTGTTGCTGCCATGTTTGCTGCGTCTGCTGGTGGACACGTCATGTGACACACACCTGCAGCACGCCGCCTCACGTCACCTGACCACCGCCGCCACTCGCTGCATCACGCTGCTCCACGCCATCGCACCCTTTGACCTGCAGGTGTGTGCAACACTGTGCgtcttgtgtgcatgtgtgtgtgtggggacaacactaaagtgtgtttttgtgtgtgtgcaacaATGTGTGTCTTGTGTGTGGGGACAACActaaagtgtgtttttgtgtgtgtgcaataATGTGtgtctcgtgtgtgtgtgtgtgtgttttgcacaggtgtgtgtgtggggacaacactaaagtgtgtttttgtgtgtgcaacaatgtgtgtcttgtgtgtgtgtgtgttttgcacaggtgtgtgtgtggggacaacactaaagtgtgtttttgtgtgtgcaacaatgtgtgtcttgtgtgtgtgtgtgttttgcacaggtgtgtgtgtggggacaacactaaagtgtgtttttgtgtgtgcaacaatgtgtgtcttgtgtgtgtgtgtgttttgcacagctgtgtgtgtgtagggacaacactaaagtgtgtttttgtgtgtgcaacaatgtgtgtcttgtgtgtgtgtgtgttttgcacaggtgtgtgtgtggggacaacactaaagtgtgtttttgtgtgtgcgcAACAATGTGTGTCTTGTGTGTGTGCAACAATGtgtgtcttgtgtgtgtgtgtgtgtgtgttttgcacaggtgtgtgtgtggggacaacactaaagtgtgtttttgtgtgtgcgcAACAATGTGtgtcttgtgtgtgtgttttgcacaggtgtgtgtgtggggacaacactaaagtgtgtttttgtgtgtgtgcaacaatgtgtgtcttgtgtgtgtgtgtgtgttttgcacaggtgtgtgtgtggggacaacactaaagtgtgtttttgtgtgtgtgtgcacatgcaaTATCGTGTGTGTTTTGCACAAGTGTgtgtgcatacaacattaacgtgtttttgcgtgtgtgtgtgggcacAACCCTAAgacgtgtttttgtgtgtgttgttcacgtgtgtgtgtgtgtgcgcacaaccgtaaaatgtgtttttgtgtgtgtttgtgtacaacATTAATAGGCAGGTGTGATTTGTACACGTGCGTGTGTGGACAACCCTAGTTTGTGTGTACaacacaaatgtgtttttgtgtgcatgtgtgtgtacaacactaatgtgtttttgtgtgtgttgtgcgtgtgtgtggacaaccctagtttgtgtgagtgtgtgtgtacaatactaatgtgtttttgtgtgcaggtgtgtgtggacaaccctagtttgtgtgtgtgtgtttgtgtgtacaacACTAATGGGTTTTGTGTACAAGTGTGTTTTGGGCATGTGTGTGTACAACACTAATGTGTTTTGTGTGCAGGTGTGTGTTgtgcacgtgcgtgtgtgtggacaaccctagtttgtgtgagtgtgtgtgtacaatactaatgtgtttttgtgtgcagatgtgtgtgtggacaaccctagtttgtgtgtttgtgtgtacaacactaatgtgttttgtgtgcaggtgtgtgttgtgcacgtgcgtgtgtgtggacaaccctagtttgtgtgagtgtgtgtgtacaatACTAATGTGTTTTTGTGTGCAGATGTATGTGTGGACAAccctagtttgtgtgtgtgtgtgtgtgtgtgtgtgtgtgtgtacaacactaatgtgtttttgtgtgcaggtgtgtgtggacaaccctagtttgtgtgtttgtgtgtacaacactaatgtgttttgtgtgcaagtgtgtgttgtgcacgtgcgtgtgtgtggacaaccctagtttgtgtgagtgtgtgtgtgtacaatactaatgtgtttttgtgtgcagatgtgtgtgtggacaaccctagtttgtgtttgtgtgtacaacactaatgtgtttttgtgtgcaggtgtgtgtggacaaccctagtttgtgtgtttgtgtgtacaacactaatgtgttttgtgtgcaggtgtgtgttgtgcacgtgcgtgtgtgtggacaaccctagtttgtgtgagtgtgtgtgtgtacaatactaatgtgtttttgtgtgcagatgtgtgtgtgtggacaaccctagtttgtgtgtgtgtgtgtgtttgtgtgtacaacactaatgtgtttttgtgtgcaggtgtgtgtgtggacaaccctagtttgtgtttgtgtgtacaaCACTAATGGATTTTTGTGTACAGGTGTGTTTTGGGCATGTGTGTACAACACTAATGTGTTTTTGAGTGCAggtgtgtgttgtgcaggtgtgtacaacactaatgtgtgtgtgtgtgtcacctgcaGCAGGTGGACAGCAGCTGTTGCAGCCCGGAGGTGCTCAGCTGCCTAGCAACAGTGACCATGACGACAGAGAGGTGACGCTCGGGGCGATGTGATTGGTCGATGCTGCTGTTTGGTTGTCAGGGCAACGGTCCTGCATCCAAAGTGAGTCCAGTCggagattttcaaaataaaagtccaaaAACTCTTTGTATTTTGCACTTGTTTGCTTTCATAGTCAAcatcacacacgcacaaacaggaAGTCAATGTTTCCTGGACACTTTTTGCTGCGACCTCATCGTGTTCCACACTGCACTTAGCTCCTCCCCCTTCCTGTCCAGCTCGCCGTCCTTCTTTTGTCTCCGCTTGCTGCGGAGGGCACCTTTCAGctctacatacacacacaaacacacacacacacacacacacacacacacacacacacacacacacacacacacacacacacacacacacacacacacacagacgttcATGAGACGATCCTGAAATAAAGACAAGAGTGAGACATCACCTTCTTGGTGTTTGTGGACTTGAGACTGCAGGATGAAGAGtcgctcctcctcttcctccacagCAGACATGGCTGAGCACGTTGTTAGCGCCCCCtgctgctcacacacacacacacacacatgacctTTTActgagtcacacacacacacacacacacactgtgactCCGCCCACTCACCTTGACCCAGTCTGTCAGTCTCTGCTGCTCATTCTGGACCGCCTCCAGCTGGCTGAGTGTACTCTGAAGCTCCGCCCTCTTTTGCTCCACCTGCAGGAacagcactgtgtgtgtgtgtgtgtgtgtgtgtgtgtgtgtgtgtgcgtgcatgagaTGCATGATGATACCTgggtgagggtccagtccaaacATGCACGCGCATCCTGACAGTCTGACACAAGCACAGCTAacctacacgcacgcacacacacacacacacacacacacacacacacacacacacacacacacacacacacacacacacacacacacacacacacacacacacacttgtataaaAGTAGCTGACatagatttgtgtgtgtattagagatgcgcggataggcaattatttcatccgcaaccgcatcacaaaagtcgtcaaccatccgccatccacccgaactaacatttaatcaaaaccggacccgcccgttgttatatatctaatatagacgatgcaaggcattagtgaggttataaagcttttgcctgttaaagaaaggagactgatccaatgcagcagagacattcaatgcgtgccacgctgtcacggcccagacgcacaccagtgcgcaatcatctgggagccgcactgagcgcacctgcaagcgcgctcgcgccactcaaactgctgcgttctatcttgttttaacatcctgtggcactcttctgggatcacggcggacgaaactgctcatgctcagggtgtttgtggaggttcggggttttgcacaaatgtgatgcaccatgttagatgtcccagttttgtgactgtcgtagacataaacagcgtcgcagctcttgcaaatcacgtagccagcattactatcatcctgatttacaacctcataaaaacaagtccacgctgaacttttctggccttttttttctccctggtctttagtattcccttttttgctgccggcgttgccatctctttttctttttcttcttctgttgtggcatatgcagcaggtgcctgctcgtttttcgtatgtgggtaacaacatttaactgtgtatatattaaggctgaaacgacgcgtggacgtagtcgacgtcatcggttacgtaaatacgtcgacaccgTTTTTATGCGtagacgcgtcgcatatttacgtcacactgccgtcatggcggagcgcaaagcagacgatgcgagcggtgcgagcgagggaaaaaaagcacgccaaaagtcgtcaaaagtgtgggagtatttcaataaatggcctaataatgttgtagcggcgaacagctgtctcgtcagctgacgcgcgagctcgcaaccgtggctgtttagcaaccagccaaaccccacttaataaaattatatttgatcttagagcacatccgcatccctattcacctaggcaaccccaggaaatgtatataattcggcattatttcggccagtcggcttacatgatcagagccgatcagtttacgttcacgcgcaggtataacgcggcgcgctcccgtctcatctgctggtgcgcgagcccggtaattagaccgctgtgtcaaatcaaggagtacaaaagacgccagcgcagagtggaaaaaggtttagttcattacagataacccagagttgtgccaaaagtacgtaagatttaatatttctctttgtgggtgtggcgcacctgttgcgctggtgagattgggggggggttgtgtgcatgtagcgtgcttagtctggaggctaaatacacac
It encodes the following:
- the tti2 gene encoding TELO2-interacting protein 2, whose product is MELSSLLDDLRLGEKPRPSSPLPPITSLLGLLQRRLIGQASDASSLVGGVARLFQTSDRQWLFGPASDQEQRAELEAAYGAAVRALIGRAALPPCDDVGGTLSPDDYRHVPAIAAQVCAALQALIGRLEAGGGVEKGLLLTVAPHVCVFAVTHFQEKAWSSSSSRKAAQSLQGALLKAGSWTDSAHLLMGDVRLGKEGAGPTSGILGGVLDLLQPHLTKASWQSCEATKWVFAWTLLQVTRPALAPHLPRTLPPALLLTDHYHLENCMLGVRCLHHIVLHTPASELRQYNRGDVVYEALMKHLYTCEADVIQVVLACLLDLLLVLEKPPSAPSTSRRKPGRHDDVLRLLLTRMEAEHKVVLRRVYASMLPAYLDRMGVASCRHLRRLDRVCVGYLEVSDPPDETCRLKVLEGLHMVMTAAWPRFVCRVKVLLPCLLRLLVDTSCDTHLQHAASRHLTTAATRCITLLHAIAPFDLQQVDSSCCSPEVLSCLATVTMTTER